From the Fibrobacter sp. UWEL genome, one window contains:
- the gyrB gene encoding DNA topoisomerase (ATP-hydrolyzing) subunit B: MAENNVSTEELKKAEEDYSGSNITVLEGLEAVRVRPAMYIGSTDIRGLHHLVWEVVDNSVDESLAGFCNHIEIAILPGNGIRVTDNGRGIPTDIHPKEKVGTLEVVMTKLHAGGKFDSNSYKVSAGLHGVGVSCVNALSNKLIATVRRKGKVVTQTFSKGIPCGPQQEIGTCADDDTGTTIEFYPDDTIFSETVYVYDTLATRFRELAFLMSGLRLTLTDERDESKPSETFCYPGGVSEFVRYVDEHRTPLFNEPIHLVMPDGQYPLEVAMWYNDGYQENFFSFVNNVNTYDGGTHVTGFKTALTRVINKFAADMPKGKKDISITADDIREGLTAVIAIKVSQPQFEGQTKRKLGNSEITSYVASAFGAKLEEYFQENPNAVRVILDKVYNAAQAREAAHKARNLARRKNVLESGGLPGKLADCSSRDPKECEMFIVEGDSAGGSAKQGRKREFQAILPLRGKILNVEKASLHRVLDTEEIQNLVNAIGCGLGSECKLEKLRYHKIVIMTDADVDGSHIQTLLLTFFFRYMRPLIDNGHVYLAMPPLYKLKVGLKEQYLFDEDAKDEAMAKLEDKKNVTITRFKGLGEMSPEQLFETTMDPERRFLKQCYVEDAVVADQIFSMLMGEDVEPRRKFIESNAYKVLDELDV; this comes from the coding sequence ATGGCAGAAAATAACGTTTCTACAGAAGAACTGAAGAAGGCCGAAGAAGATTACAGCGGTTCCAATATTACCGTGCTGGAAGGTCTGGAAGCAGTCCGTGTTCGCCCGGCAATGTACATCGGTTCTACCGACATTCGTGGCCTGCACCACCTGGTGTGGGAAGTGGTGGACAACTCCGTGGACGAATCCCTGGCGGGCTTCTGTAACCACATCGAAATTGCAATTTTGCCGGGTAACGGCATCCGCGTGACCGATAACGGTCGTGGCATTCCGACCGACATCCACCCCAAGGAAAAGGTGGGTACCCTGGAAGTGGTCATGACCAAGCTCCATGCGGGTGGTAAGTTCGACAGCAATTCCTATAAGGTTTCTGCAGGTCTTCATGGCGTGGGCGTGAGCTGCGTGAACGCACTTTCCAACAAGCTGATCGCTACCGTACGCCGTAAGGGCAAGGTTGTAACCCAGACTTTCAGCAAGGGTATTCCTTGCGGTCCCCAGCAGGAAATTGGCACCTGCGCTGATGACGATACTGGTACCACCATCGAATTCTATCCGGATGATACCATCTTCAGCGAAACCGTTTACGTTTACGATACTTTGGCAACTCGTTTCCGCGAACTCGCTTTCTTGATGAGCGGTCTGCGTTTGACCCTCACCGACGAACGTGACGAGAGCAAGCCTTCTGAAACATTCTGCTACCCGGGTGGCGTTTCCGAATTCGTCCGCTATGTGGACGAACATCGTACCCCGCTGTTCAACGAACCCATCCACCTGGTAATGCCCGATGGCCAGTACCCGCTGGAAGTGGCCATGTGGTACAACGATGGCTATCAGGAAAACTTCTTTAGCTTCGTGAACAACGTGAACACCTACGATGGCGGTACTCACGTTACGGGCTTCAAGACTGCATTGACCCGCGTGATCAACAAGTTTGCAGCAGACATGCCCAAGGGCAAGAAGGACATCAGCATTACCGCTGACGATATCCGTGAAGGTCTGACTGCCGTTATCGCTATTAAGGTATCTCAACCTCAGTTCGAAGGCCAGACCAAGCGTAAGCTGGGCAACTCCGAAATCACCAGCTATGTGGCAAGTGCATTTGGCGCCAAGCTGGAAGAATACTTCCAGGAAAATCCCAACGCAGTTCGTGTCATTCTGGACAAGGTTTATAATGCGGCCCAGGCTCGTGAAGCAGCCCATAAGGCTCGTAACCTGGCTCGCCGTAAGAACGTGCTGGAAAGCGGTGGCCTTCCGGGTAAGCTGGCAGACTGCTCTAGCCGCGATCCGAAGGAATGCGAAATGTTCATCGTGGAAGGTGACTCTGCAGGTGGTTCTGCAAAGCAGGGCCGCAAGCGCGAATTCCAGGCAATCCTCCCGCTGCGCGGTAAGATCCTGAACGTGGAAAAGGCAAGCCTCCACCGCGTGCTGGACACCGAAGAAATCCAGAACCTGGTGAACGCTATTGGTTGCGGTCTGGGTTCCGAATGTAAGCTGGAAAAGCTCCGCTACCACAAGATTGTCATCATGACCGATGCTGATGTGGACGGCTCTCATATCCAGACTTTGCTGTTGACTTTCTTCTTCCGCTACATGCGCCCGCTGATTGACAACGGCCACGTTTACCTGGCAATGCCTCCTCTGTACAAGCTGAAGGTAGGTCTGAAGGAACAGTACCTGTTCGATGAAGACGCCAAGGACGAAGCAATGGCCAAGCTGGAAGACAAGAAGAACGTGACGATCACTCGATTCAAAGGTCTGGGTGAAATGTCTCCGGAACAGCTGTTCGAAACCACCATGGATCCGGAACGCCGCTTCCTGAAGCAGTGCTATGTGGAAGACGCTGTGGTCGCTGACCAGATCTTTAGCATGCTCATGGGTGAAGACGTTGAACCCCGCCGTAAGTTCATCGAAAGCAACGCTTACAAGGTTCTTGACGAGTTGGATGTTTAG
- a CDS encoding DUF721 domain-containing protein, which produces MPSFDLKRRSKHFSGSGPADISVLLKMVLDKNKISDDMTFSTLCERFSEVVGDLILPHVKLVSLEKNILVLKAANSAWKQELFLQKKAIIDKCNLVLGKPAVRDIRLV; this is translated from the coding sequence GTGCCTAGCTTTGATTTGAAAAGGCGCAGCAAGCACTTCAGCGGGAGCGGTCCCGCTGATATTAGCGTGCTTTTAAAAATGGTTCTGGACAAGAATAAAATCTCCGACGACATGACCTTTTCTACCCTGTGCGAACGGTTTTCGGAAGTGGTGGGAGACCTGATTTTACCCCATGTAAAACTGGTCAGTCTAGAGAAGAATATTTTGGTGCTAAAGGCAGCCAATTCCGCATGGAAGCAGGAGTTGTTCCTGCAAAAAAAAGCTATTATTGACAAGTGTAATTTAGTGTTGGGTAAGCCCGCCGTGCGGGACATCCGACTGGTTTGA
- a CDS encoding ABC transporter permease, with the protein MNKIAEALGRFIRKFLHTVVSYLHFVWQMFKNIPGAFSNFHTTVEQMQQVGVTSIPVVLAASLATGAIMSWQLAYQFADMIPLMFVGMAVGKSVMVELCPILTAMVLAGRIGASMCSELGTMAVTEQLDAYKVLGLSPYKFLLAPRLIATVIMLPILTIISIFVGIVGGYEVAALYKDVSFSVFFYGVRMFYENWDLFVGLIKATVYGYFIASYACFFGFTTTAGAEGVGKATKATVVCGMTSILIGGFVLSKILLL; encoded by the coding sequence ATGAACAAGATTGCCGAAGCCCTCGGAAGGTTTATTCGCAAGTTTCTGCACACGGTGGTAAGCTACCTGCATTTCGTGTGGCAGATGTTTAAGAATATTCCCGGAGCATTTAGCAATTTCCACACGACAGTGGAACAGATGCAACAGGTGGGCGTCACCAGTATCCCTGTGGTGCTGGCAGCATCTCTTGCTACAGGCGCTATCATGTCCTGGCAGCTGGCTTACCAGTTTGCCGATATGATTCCCTTGATGTTCGTAGGTATGGCTGTGGGAAAGTCCGTGATGGTGGAACTTTGTCCCATTCTTACGGCAATGGTCCTGGCGGGTCGTATCGGAGCCTCCATGTGTTCCGAACTGGGCACCATGGCGGTGACGGAACAGCTGGATGCATACAAAGTATTGGGTCTTAGTCCTTACAAGTTCTTGTTGGCCCCACGACTCATCGCAACCGTGATCATGCTTCCCATCTTGACCATCATCAGTATCTTCGTAGGTATTGTGGGTGGTTACGAAGTGGCAGCCCTCTATAAGGATGTTTCCTTCTCCGTATTCTTCTACGGCGTGCGCATGTTCTACGAGAACTGGGACTTGTTCGTGGGCTTGATCAAGGCAACCGTTTACGGCTACTTTATCGCTAGCTACGCTTGCTTCTTTGGGTTTACCACCACAGCAGGCGCAGAAGGCGTGGGTAAGGCAACGAAGGCTACCGTGGTGTGCGGCATGACCAGCATTTTGATTGGCGGCTTCGTCCTTTCCAAGATTCTACTTCTTTAA
- a CDS encoding S41 family peptidase, whose product MKFRNLLLTTASALCLANASFAAQDKQTPPGDFYEEVSRLNKVFSEVNRKYVEEVNPTELTDAALNGIRDILDPHTTVFSPKDYESLKVSMEGKFGGVGITISLRDNILTVISPLSGTPAFRLGIRAGDRIVKIDGKETKGLSLDDAVSKLRGKIGTDVTVSIAREGVADLMDFTITRAEIVVHAVPYYGMVSKDIGYIKLATFSDKTTSDVENALKALQKQGMKKIILDMRYNPGGLLNQAIDISELFLKRGNTIVSTKGRTQQTESRARRDGIVKQDIPMVVMVNQGSASAAEIVSGALQDWDRALIVGKTSFGKGSVQTIFPLDNQGNALKLTTAFYYLPFGRCINKPENGIKGLKIQEEEYEKEEKNEADSTVAKADTVARDTFYTNNGRMMFGGGGITPDVEVELDPMPWVVQVQERMSMYFKFAVKARPELEKQGVKIDSDWEVPDELFTQFKDFCLKDTSFMKIKSNALVGVDQLEKSVIREQNYMGDSSKTVTDTLLSKRIAEMRDALEKNRNAQFEGNKEYIKDGIKRELLTSFLNDSVSTAFSLKRDKQLNEAIRYLNDTALFNKAMAPKQKAPAKKPEAKTEKKASNKKSK is encoded by the coding sequence ATGAAGTTTCGTAATCTTTTGCTCACTACCGCATCTGCCTTGTGCCTTGCCAATGCATCTTTCGCTGCACAGGACAAGCAGACTCCCCCGGGCGACTTCTACGAGGAAGTATCCCGTTTAAATAAGGTTTTCTCCGAAGTGAACCGCAAGTATGTGGAAGAAGTGAACCCCACAGAACTGACGGACGCAGCCCTCAACGGCATTCGCGACATTCTGGACCCCCATACTACGGTGTTTAGCCCGAAGGATTACGAAAGCCTGAAAGTTTCTATGGAAGGTAAGTTCGGCGGCGTGGGTATTACCATCAGCCTCCGCGACAACATCCTGACGGTGATTTCTCCCCTGTCTGGCACACCCGCTTTCCGCCTGGGTATTCGTGCTGGCGACCGCATTGTGAAGATTGACGGCAAGGAAACCAAGGGACTCTCCCTGGACGACGCCGTAAGCAAGCTCCGCGGTAAGATTGGCACCGACGTTACCGTCTCCATCGCCCGTGAAGGTGTGGCAGACCTGATGGACTTTACCATCACCCGTGCAGAAATCGTGGTTCACGCTGTTCCTTACTACGGAATGGTTTCTAAGGATATTGGCTACATCAAGCTGGCCACCTTTAGCGACAAGACCACCAGCGATGTGGAAAACGCACTGAAGGCTCTGCAGAAGCAGGGTATGAAGAAGATCATCCTGGATATGCGCTACAATCCGGGGGGTCTTTTGAACCAGGCCATCGACATTAGCGAATTGTTCCTGAAGCGTGGCAACACCATCGTGAGCACCAAGGGACGTACCCAGCAGACCGAAAGCCGCGCCCGCAGGGACGGTATCGTGAAGCAGGACATCCCCATGGTCGTGATGGTCAACCAGGGTTCCGCAAGTGCTGCTGAAATTGTATCCGGCGCATTGCAGGATTGGGACCGCGCACTGATTGTGGGTAAGACTTCCTTCGGTAAGGGTTCCGTACAGACCATTTTCCCGCTGGATAACCAGGGCAACGCCCTGAAGCTGACCACCGCATTCTACTACCTGCCTTTCGGCCGCTGCATTAACAAGCCCGAAAACGGCATTAAGGGCCTGAAGATTCAGGAAGAAGAATACGAGAAGGAAGAAAAGAACGAAGCAGATTCTACCGTCGCTAAGGCAGATACGGTAGCCCGCGATACTTTCTATACCAACAACGGCCGTATGATGTTCGGCGGTGGCGGTATTACGCCTGACGTGGAAGTGGAACTGGATCCCATGCCCTGGGTGGTACAGGTGCAGGAACGCATGTCCATGTACTTCAAGTTTGCTGTAAAGGCCCGCCCGGAACTGGAAAAGCAGGGCGTGAAGATTGATTCCGACTGGGAAGTTCCCGATGAACTTTTCACCCAGTTTAAGGATTTCTGCCTCAAGGACACCAGCTTCATGAAGATCAAGTCCAACGCTCTGGTAGGCGTGGACCAGCTGGAAAAGAGCGTCATTCGCGAACAGAACTATATGGGCGATTCCTCCAAGACCGTTACGGACACCCTGCTGTCCAAGCGCATTGCAGAAATGCGAGACGCTCTGGAAAAGAACCGCAATGCCCAGTTTGAAGGCAACAAGGAATACATCAAGGATGGCATCAAGCGCGAATTGCTGACTTCCTTCCTGAACGATTCCGTAAGCACCGCCTTTAGCCTGAAGCGTGACAAACAGCTGAACGAAGCTATCCGCTACTTGAACGACACCGCTCTGTTCAATAAGGCTATGGCTCCCAAGCAGAAGGCTCCCGCAAAGAAGCCTGAAGCCAAGACAGAAAAGAAGGCTTCTAACAAGAAGTCCAAGTAA
- a CDS encoding RNA polymerase sigma factor RpoD/SigA — protein MNMNTKTREEKDVYFQYLNDISKYPLLTREQEKVLLKKVHEGNRAALEMLVNANLRFVVNIANLYKGQGLEVGELISEGNMGLIEAARRFDYNQKIKFISYAVWWVRQNMTRAIAEKGRMVRISAEKELVLRRFAKKGGQMKQVIGGGMVMDPKSLEGVSKYKAKDIEKILMMGNRTASLDAPMGDDGDMTLGETISSAELACEMAETRDRSAVYNKVMNDNLSELETKVLRLYYGMESDADLNLKDIATMTGHSKERIRQLKENALEKLRNSQVERLLNDAA, from the coding sequence ATGAATATGAACACTAAGACTCGCGAAGAAAAGGATGTCTACTTCCAGTATCTGAACGACATCTCCAAATACCCGCTTCTCACCAGAGAACAGGAAAAAGTTTTGCTTAAGAAAGTCCATGAGGGCAACCGCGCCGCTCTGGAAATGTTGGTAAACGCCAACCTGCGTTTTGTGGTAAACATCGCTAACCTCTATAAGGGCCAGGGCCTGGAAGTTGGTGAACTGATCAGCGAAGGAAACATGGGCCTCATTGAAGCTGCCCGCCGTTTCGATTACAATCAGAAGATCAAGTTCATTAGCTACGCCGTTTGGTGGGTCCGCCAGAACATGACTCGCGCCATCGCTGAAAAGGGCCGTATGGTTCGCATCAGCGCCGAAAAGGAACTGGTTCTTCGTCGCTTCGCCAAGAAGGGTGGCCAGATGAAGCAGGTCATCGGAGGCGGCATGGTGATGGATCCCAAGAGCCTTGAAGGTGTTTCCAAATACAAGGCCAAGGATATTGAAAAGATCCTCATGATGGGTAACCGCACCGCTTCTCTGGATGCTCCCATGGGTGATGACGGCGATATGACCTTGGGCGAAACCATTAGCTCCGCTGAATTGGCTTGCGAAATGGCAGAAACCCGCGATCGTTCCGCAGTTTATAACAAAGTAATGAACGATAACCTTTCCGAATTGGAAACTAAGGTTCTCCGCCTTTACTACGGGATGGAATCCGACGCTGACCTGAACCTGAAGGACATTGCTACCATGACGGGTCACTCCAAGGAACGCATCCGCCAGCTGAAGGAAAACGCCCTGGAAAAGCTCCGCAACAGCCAGGTGGAACGCCTGCTGAACGACGCTGCTTAA
- a CDS encoding sensor histidine kinase, translated as MSQDCHESRRQIIKNVIQKHRSKFSALQEASFERGEKQLLEILGDDEEVSTSFPIPGFFIGILVWLFIILFPLIIIAGPRPNGNLLNATDLLNYYVPLFATLIIFLVNQRFVVPKLFFRRKYFLFLLVNALMLFAVLSMRELLTFMMVRTADESWSFFITKYAYSDLRGHFSISVVLSFFAVEVMVCAVCILISMFARQIIRAFIVREKRRATLQYELDFLKSQLSPHFLFNTLNNITSLISFDPKLAESSMTKLSQLLRVMLYQTGDKYITIKEEADILKKYAELEKLRLDESFDFAFDVEIENPNVHVEPLLFMPLMENAMKHCVNPKGKSFAHVVLRQQGDEIFIKVENSNFPRKSSKNSGGLGLTTLKKRLELRYEGMYRYETRVENETYIAELSVKVKNGLDKVSKFV; from the coding sequence ATGTCACAAGATTGTCATGAATCCAGACGACAAATCATTAAAAATGTCATCCAAAAACACCGTTCGAAGTTCTCTGCCCTGCAGGAAGCCAGTTTTGAACGTGGTGAAAAGCAGTTACTTGAAATTTTGGGCGACGATGAGGAAGTTTCCACCAGCTTTCCTATTCCGGGTTTCTTTATTGGAATTCTAGTCTGGCTGTTCATTATTTTATTCCCGCTGATTATTATTGCGGGGCCTCGTCCAAATGGCAATCTTTTAAATGCGACGGACTTGCTGAACTACTACGTTCCTTTGTTTGCAACCTTGATTATCTTTCTGGTGAACCAGCGTTTTGTTGTTCCTAAACTTTTCTTTAGGAGAAAGTATTTCCTGTTTTTGCTGGTGAATGCCCTTATGTTGTTTGCAGTTCTTTCCATGAGAGAATTGCTCACGTTTATGATGGTCCGTACTGCCGATGAGTCCTGGAGCTTTTTCATTACGAAATACGCTTACTCCGATCTTCGCGGACACTTTAGCATTTCCGTGGTTCTGTCCTTCTTTGCTGTTGAGGTGATGGTATGTGCCGTATGTATTTTGATTTCCATGTTTGCGCGTCAAATCATACGTGCTTTTATTGTCCGAGAAAAACGCCGCGCCACGCTGCAGTACGAACTGGATTTCTTGAAAAGCCAGTTGAGCCCACACTTCCTTTTTAATACGCTGAACAATATTACTTCCCTTATTTCCTTTGATCCTAAGCTTGCCGAAAGTTCCATGACCAAACTTTCCCAGCTGTTGCGAGTGATGTTGTACCAGACCGGCGACAAGTACATTACCATCAAGGAAGAAGCGGACATCCTGAAAAAATATGCGGAACTGGAAAAGCTAAGACTGGACGAATCCTTTGATTTTGCTTTCGATGTGGAAATTGAAAATCCTAACGTTCATGTTGAACCCTTGCTCTTTATGCCCCTGATGGAAAATGCCATGAAACATTGTGTGAATCCTAAGGGAAAGAGCTTTGCCCATGTAGTCCTCAGGCAACAAGGTGACGAGATTTTTATAAAGGTGGAGAATAGTAATTTCCCCAGAAAGTCTTCTAAAAATTCTGGCGGCCTTGGATTGACAACCTTAAAGAAAAGATTGGAACTTCGTTACGAAGGCATGTACCGATACGAGACTCGAGTTGAGAACGAAACGTATATTGCGGAATTGTCCGTTAAAGTTAAAAATGGTCTTGACAAAGTAAGCAAGTTTGTATAA